One window of Fusarium keratoplasticum isolate Fu6.1 chromosome 2, whole genome shotgun sequence genomic DNA carries:
- a CDS encoding Aha1-N domain-containing protein, whose product MVLHNPNNWHWVNKDVSAWAKDWFNENLSKVEAEDGDVKAKVDKVQSMDGDVDVSQRKGKVITIFDVKLVLQYSGSAPGEDDVSGTITVPEVAHDTEEDEYVFDVDIFADSKEKQPVKDLVRSKIVPQLRQEFQKLAGALIAEHGKDIQHAPGSNPSSGFSTPKVHPQTTSTSKPAAAPEAVKTSGTVNTTTVTDNEEFRTTAEELYQTFVDPQRIAAFTRSPPKVFEGAKLGGKFELFDGNVSGEYLELESPKKITQSWRLNQWPAGHHSKLHIEFDQNDVDHVTVMRVTWEGVPIGQEDVTKRNWLEYYVKSIKQTFGFGTIL is encoded by the exons ATGGTTCTGCACAACCCCAACAACTGGCATTGGGTCAACAAGGACGTGTCGGCGTGGGCCAAGGACTGGTTTAACGAGAACCTGtccaaggtcgaggccgaggatggcgacgtcaaggccaaggtggaCAAGGTGCAGAGCATGGACGGAGACGTCGATGTCAGCCAACGCAAGGGCAAGGTGATTACCATCTTTGACGTCAAGCTGGTGCTGCAATATTCTG GCTCTGCTCCCGGTGAGGACGATGTCTCTGGCACCATCACTGTGCCCGAGGTCGCCCATGACACGGAAGAAGACGAGTACGTG TTTGACGTAGACATCTTTGCCGActccaaggagaagcagccCGTGAAGGACCTCGTCCGCTCCAAGATTGTGCCCCAGCTGCGACAGGAGTTCCAGAAGCTTGCCGGcgccctcatcgccgagcATGGCAAGGATATCCAGCACGCCCCGGGCTCCAACCCCTCGAGCGGTTTCTCGACCCCCAAAGTCCACCCCCAgaccacctccacctccaagCCCGCTGCGGCCCCCGAGGCTGTAAAGACCAGTGGCACCGTGAACACGACGACCGTGACCGATAACGAAGAGTTCCGCACCACGGCTGAGGAGCTGTACCAGACCTTTGTCGACCCTCAACGAATTGCTGCCTTTACCCGATCTCCTCCCAAGGTCTTCGAGGGTGCCAAGCTCGGCGGAAAGTTTGAGCTGTTTGACGGCAACGTGTCTGGCGAATATCTCGAACTCGAGTCCCCCAAGAAGATCACACAGAGCTGGCGTCTCAACCAGTGGCCCGCCGGTCACCACTCGAAGCTGCACATCGAGTTTGACCAGAACGACGTCGACCACGTTACCGTCATGCGTGTTACCTGGGAGGGAGTGCCCATCGGCCAGGAGGACGTGACCAAGCGCAACTGGCTCGAGTACTATGTCAAGAGCATTAAGCAGACTTTTGG ATTCGGCACCATTTTGTAA